The sequence below is a genomic window from Citricoccus muralis.
AAATGGGGTGCACCCAGTGCCGGTCCACGGCGATCTGCTCGGCGAGCCCGCCACCACGGCCGCCCAGGCCGATGAAGTTCATATCGGGCGAGAGCTGGTAATTCTCTTTTCCGTAATACTCCTCGTGGATGATGTAGGGCTCGACCACCACGTGCTGGCCGACCTCCAGATCGGTGACGCCTTCACCGAGTGCGGCCACGGTGCCGGACATCTCGTGGCCAAGCGTCACCGGCGCGGATTCGCCCGAGATGGGGTGCGGGTGGCCTGCCGGCGGCACGAAGATCGGGCCGTCGAGGTATTCGTGCAGGTCGGTGCCGCAGATCCCGCACCAAGCGACGTCGATCAGCACCTCGCCGGCGCCGGCCACGGGGGCCTCAATGTCTTCAATGCGGATGTCTTTGCGGTCGTAGTAGCGTGCAGCACGCATGACGTGATCCTCCTAAAAATCTCGACGGAAGCATTCTTGCTTCCCCACCATGGTGGCCCCGGACACCCGGCGAAGGTAAGGGTCCATGGACGAGATCACCCCGGTTCCTCCCCGGTGATCCGGGGGTTTTCCCCATGGCGTCGCCGCCCGGCACCGCGTACCGTCGTCAGTATGCAGAAATTCTTCACGTCCATCCGCCGTCTCGGATTCCGCCGCGGCCCGGCCCGCCTGGCCGGGGGCATCGCCGGCGGCATCGCCCAGCATGTGGGCATCAACGTCTGGCTCGCCCGACTGTTGGTGCTCGTCTCGTTCCTACTGCCGGTGGTCGGCGTCGGGTTCTACCTCGTGATGTGGGCGCTGACCCCGTGGCAGGACGGATCCATCCCGCTGGAGCGCGCCCTCGGCGGCAACCCCGAGATCCGCTGATTCTTATGCCTCCGGCCGGACTGCGCGGCTCACCGTTCTGATCTGGACGAGCGCAAGGTCCAGCAGCGGGGTGTCCGACCCGAGCTCCCGGGCCCGGCGGGCGAGGTCGCCCAACAGGTGCTCGGCCTCGGTGCGGTAGCCGGCGACCAGATCCCGGTATAAGGATGAGGTGAACTCCGACCCGGGCTCGGTGAGCATCGCTCGACTTGCCTGTTGCGCCGCCTCCGACACCGGATATCCTGCGTGCGCCGCCACGGCTTCCAGCTCCTGGACCGTGGCGTGGATGTGCGGGAGTCCGCCAGCATCAATGATGTCCCCGATGGGCCCGCGAAACAGGCAGGTGGTCACGCCCGCCGCAGCAATGAACATCCACTTCTCCCACAGCGCGGAGCGGATGTCGTCGCGGACCGCGAAATCGATGCCCGGCACATCCAGTGCCTCCACCACCGCAGCGGGTAGCGGCTCTTCGGTGAGCGACCCCACCGTGAGCCCGCACAGCGGCGTCAGCTGGTGAACGGTGTCCCCGTCCAGGGTGGCGACGATGCGCACGAACCCGCCGAGCGTGCGCCCCGGGTAGCGCTGCTCCACGAGATCCAAATGCGCCATCCCGTTCAGGATCGGCAGAATGAGGGTGTCCGGACCCACATACGGCGCGATGTCGTCCAGCGCGGAATCCAATGCCGTGGCCTTCACCGCCAGCACCACCAGGTCGAAGGGTGCTGTTTCTTCACCCCGCACGAGCAAGTTCACCGGGTGGGTCCGGTCCAGCCCCGAGGAGACGAAGCGCAGGCCATCACGGCGCAGACGCTCCGCGCGCTCGGAGCGCACCAGGAAGGTCACCTCGCGTCCGGCCTCGTGTAAGTACGTGCCGAATGCGCCGCCGGTGCCACCGGCGCCCACCATCAGAATCCTCATGGACTGCATGCTACCGTCGCCCCATGCAGCACTCGATCACCCTCACCCACGGCCCGGTACGATTACGCCCGCTCACACTCGACGACGCCGAGGCGCTACATCGCACCCTGTCCCCGGAGATGTGGGCCGGAATGGCCGACCCCTTCCCCGAGACCCCGGCCGCGCTCAACGAGTTGCACGCCCCCATGCTGGCATCGGAGACCGTGCTCGCTTTCACGGTGGAGTTCGAGGGCAACATCGTCGGACGCACCGTGTTCTACGACCTGGTGCCGGGGCTGCGGGTGGAGGTCGGCTCCACGTTCCTCGCCCCTGAGGTGTGGGGCACGCTCGTGAATCCGACCATGAAGTACCTGATGTTCCGCCACGCCTTCGACGAGCTCGAGCTGCAGCGGGTGGCGCTGCGCTGCGACTCCCGCAACACTCGTTCCCACCGCGCCATCGCGAAACTGGGTGCACACTGTGAGGGCACGCTGCGGAACTTCCGGGGATCGGCAGACGGGTCTATCGTCGACGTCGACTATTTCAGCATCGTGCCAGAAGAGTGGCCCGCCGTCCGCGAGGGGCTACTGGCGCGGCTCGGTGTCTGATGGGAGTACCCGGGCGATGAGTGCGTCCGGGCTGATGCCTTCACGCCGGGCCGCCGTCTCAATGTGGTGCACCGCTGCGGGCGACAGCCGCGGCCCCGCTGCATCAGCGGGCAGGGGCTGAGCGTTCTTGAGCGCGAAGCTCAGCACGGGCAACACCACAATGCCCAGCGCGGCGAGAATCCAGATCACTCCTGCGGTCCGGAGATACCAGTCGAAGTCATCCAGTTCCAGACCCCAGACCGGCATCAGGACCATCACCACCCCGACTCCGATAAGCCCGAGGGTGGCGAACAGCCCGGTGCGCACCGCCCGGATGCGGTGCTCGGCGAGCAACAGCAGGAGCGAGGCGACCGACAGGGCCGCGGTCACCACGCAGGCGGTCGCCGTCACCTCGACGGTTGGTTCGTCCCAGCTCGGCTCGCCCCACACCAGTCTGAGACACCAGAGCAGCGTGAGGAGTGCAACGGTGACCGTGACCCACCCGAACGTCTGCCAGCGTTTTCCCACCAGCACCACACCGCAGAACACGGCGACGCTAAAAACGCCGATGAGCGCTGTGCTCGCCAGCACCTGGTAGGCGGGGTCGGAGTTAACGTCGCCGAACAGCACGATGATGCCCGCGATCGCGGCGATCGAGAAGGAGGCGATGATCATGATCACCACCCACCGCCGGACACGCTGAGCGAACGACTTTGCGACCGTCGATGTGACGCTACTGCTCTCCATAGTGACCTCTCAGACGTTCTCGGCAGACGATGTGTGCCGCGTTAGGGCAGGTGGTGCCCAGCGGCGCGGAACAATCCGTACCATTCTCCACGGGTCAGGGGCAGCGTGGACCCGGCGGCGGCGTCGGCTACCCGCTGCGGTGTCGTCGTGCCTAGCACCACCTGCATGGTCGCCGGATGCCGGGTGATCCAGGCGGTGGCGATCGCGATCGGGGCGACGCCGTACTTCTCGGCCAGCCGGTTCAGCTCGGCATTAAGCCCCGGATAGTCCGGCGAGTCCAGGAACACCCCGCCGGGCCCCTGGAAGGGAGACCATGCCTGCAGGGTGATTCCGTGGATCCGTGAGTACTCCAGCAGCCCACCGCCGTCGAGGGTCACGGCATCGGGCGTGGCCAGCATATTGGCGGTGAGCCCCTGGGCGATGATCGGTGCGTGCACGAGTGACAGCTGCACCTGATTCACCACCAGCGGCTGGGTGACCGCCGTCTTCAGCAGGTCGATCTGCCGCGGGGTGTGATTGGAGACGCCGAAGGCGCGCACCTTGCCGGCCGCCTCCAGTTCGTCGAAGGCCCGCGCCACCTCCTCGGGCTCCACCAGCGCGTCCGGGCGGTGCAGCAGCAGCACGTCCAGATAGTCGGTGCGCAGTGCCGCCAGGGATCGGTCGACCGAGGCGATGATGTGCTCGTAGGACTGGTCGTATCCCCACGGCTCGTCCACAATGCCGGTTTTCGACTGCAGGACGATCTCCTCGCGCTGCGCTCCGCTCAGTTGCAGGGCTTCGGCGAAACGTCGCTCACAGTGGTGGTAGCCGCCGGGGTGGTTGAAGCCGTACAGGTCGGCATGGTCGAACTGGGTGACCCCGGCCTCGCGCGCGGCCGTGTACACGGCGCGGATCTCGGCATCGGTTCGGTCGGCGATGCGCATCATGCCGGCGATGATGTTCGGGACGGTGGACACTGCGTTCTGCTCGGTCATGAGGCTCAGCCTAGCGCTCCGGGCCCCTTTCCGGCAGCGCGAAGCGCAGGCAGAATCGCTCGCACACCACGGGCATGTCTGGGGTGTACCCCCGAGGATCAAGGAGCCCACTGACGTGGTCGAAGCGACATCAGACTTTAATGCGGTAGCCGCGCTTGACGACAGTTTGAATCAGATCGGCAGGAATGGCCCTTCGAAGACGGGACACCCACATTTCGAGAGCGTGGCCGGAGTCGCAGTAGCGGACTTTCTCCAGTAGATGTTCGCGCGAGAGTACCGACCCCTCGGCTTCCACGAGGGCGCGCAGCAAGGCGAGCGGGCCAGGAGCCAGACGGACCGGCGCCTCGCTGACCTCCGGGATGGTCAGCTGAACCCCACGTAGCTCCACCGGACCATACTGGGTCTGCAGACGTAACGCGTGGTGCCGTTCGAGATGGTCGCAAACCTTCTTGATCATTGCGCCCAGCCGCCAGCGATCGGGGATCACCGTTTCGATACCGATCTCGGTCAGCGGCGCGACGGTCACGCCTCCGACTCCCGCGCAGATCACGTCGGTTTTCAACGCCTCCACCAGCTCCTCGTGTTTGCGGTACTGTCGGGCCACACCCAGGAACGCCTCAACAGCGGGCGCGGCGGTGAAGGTAAGTACGTCTAGCTGGCGCTCGATGACGGCGTCGATCATGCGCAGCAGGGCATTATCCTCGGCGGGCCGCGCCCAGGTGTAGGGCATCACGGTGACCACGCGCGCACCAGCGTCTTCCAAACGGCGAATGTGCCCGTGATCCGCCATGCCGTGCAGCTGGAGGACCACTGTTTTGCCGGCGATGTCACGCTGAATCAGCATGTCCAGCACCGTGTCGGTGCGCTCGTCTTCGGCCGCGCCGTCGTCATCGAGACCGGAGGCTCGCACGGCACCACGGGCTTTGGGACCGCGCACCAGGATCGTCGCCCTCTCCAGGACGTCACGCAACTCAGACCAGACCCCATAGGTGTCAGCAGCCTCGACCCAGCGTCGCATGCCGTATGCGGTGGTGATGATGGCGTAATCGGGCTTCACGTCGATGACCTTGTACGTGTCTTGCTGCAGGCTCACCGACTCGGTCAACGGGGCGATGCGCAGCGCCGGTGCATGCATCACTTCGGCGCCGCGACGCCGGAAAGCGGAGATGAGCTCCTCACTGCGCCGGTCCGAGGTCACCCCGATACGAAACCCCGCGAGCGTCTGCGGTAGAGCAGACCCTGCTCTGAGGTCGGGCTCGGAGCATGCAGGCTGATGTGCTGCGCTCATCTCCACGCGCCCGCCTGCAAGGCCGCTTCCCGAACGACTGCCACAGCCGATTCACCGGTTCCGGGCCCGTTGGCCGCGAGCCGGACGACGTCACCGATGACTAACACCGCAGGTGAGGTGATTCGCTGGGACGCGGACGCGAAGAGGATGTCGCCCAACGAGGCAAGACACACACGCTGAGAGGGGCTGTACCCCTTCTCGATGATGCCGACCGGAGTCGACGAGCCCAGCCCGTGACGACGCAGTCCCTCCACGGTGTGGGCAAGCGTACCTACACCCATCAGCACCACAATGGTCCCGCCCAGACTGGCGAGCCCCGAGAGTTCCTCTTCCGACAGCGGGTCATGACCGGAAATGACGGTGAAGGCCCGGGTCACCCCGCGTGCGGTCACCGGAATGCCGGCCGCGGCCGGAACCGCGACGGCGGACGTCACCCCCGGAACCACGGTGACGGGAATACCGGCCTCCCTGCAGGCGGCGACCTCCTCGCAACCGCGGCCGAAGACAAATGGGTCACCCCCTTTGAACCGGACGACATGTTTTCCGGTACGTGCCGCGTCGATCATCATCCGATGGATGCTCTCCTGGATGACCCGATGATGTCCCGGACGTTTGCCCACGTCGAAGAGCTCGGCGCGAGGCGCCCAGGACCGCAGATCGTCGGAGGGCGCCAGCCGGTCGTAGTACACGACATCGGCCTCAGCAAGAGTGTCACGGGCACGCACGGTCATCAGGTCTGCGGCTCCTGGCCCGCCGCCGACCAGTGTCACACGCCCAGGTGTCGTGGTGGTTCCTGCCGTCGTCATCATCAGGCTCATACCGCACCAACCTTCTGGCCGACGAGCACCGGAAGCTGCTCGTGAACGCCCTCCTCCGTCGCCTCGACCGAGGCGCAGGCGTCAGTCGCAGTGGACCGGACGGGGATGACCGGACCGATCAAGACGGGACCATTCCCGGCCACGGATGAGGCCTTCTCCTGCTCGGAGGCCGGACGGGGCTGATCACGCTCCATGACGTATTTCAGGTCCGTGTCGGGCGCATCCGGGGCGTTCACGAAGCTGCGGAACCGACGCAGCTTATCCGGGTCCCTCAGCGTGGCCGCCCATTCGTCCTCGTAGCGATCCACATGTTCAGCCATTGCCCTCTCGAGGTCTTCAGCGATGCCCAGGGTGTCCTTCACGACGACGTCGTAGATATGATCTACCCCTCCGGGTAGTTCCTCGATCCACCGGGCGGTACGTTGCATCCGGTCAGCGGTGCGCACGTAGTACATGATGTAACGGTCCAGGTACTTGATGAGCGTCTCATCATCGAGGTCCTTTACCAGCAGCTGGGCGTGGACCGGAGTGGCACCGCCGTTGCCTCCGACGTAGAGGTTCCACCCATCTGGAGTGGCGATGATGCCGGCATCCTTGCCGCGAGCCTCGGCGCATTCCCGAGCGCAGCCGGAGACACCGAACTTCATCTTGTGCGGCGAGCGCAGCCCTTTATACCGCATCTCCAGACGAATGCCCATGGCCACCGAGTCCTGCAAGCCGTAACGGCACCAGGTGGCACCCACGCAGGACTTCACGTTGCGCAGCGCCTTGCCGTAGGCCTGACCGGATTCGAACCCGGCGTCAACCAGTCGCTGCCAGATAGCCGGGAGCTGCTCCAGCCGCGCGCCGAACATATCGATACGCTGGGCCGCAGAAATCTTGGTGTACAGGCCGAATTCTTGGGCCACCTGAGCGATGACACCCAGCTTTTCCGGGGTGATTTCTCCGGCCGGGATGCGCGGCATCACCGAATAGGTGCCGTTGCGCTGCATGTTCGCTAGCGCGCGGTCGTTGGTGTCCTGCAGGGCTCCGCGGCCGCTGTCCAGAATGTATTCGTCGTGGAGGGCCGCCAACATGGATGCCACCGCTGGCTTGCAGAGGTCGCATCCAAAGTTGATGGACGAATCCGCCGGTGTGCCGAAGCGGTCAACGATGTCCGTGAATGAGGTCAGGTGAGTCGCCCGCACCGCTTCAAAGAGATCAGCGCGAGCGTAATCGAAGTGCTCGCACATGGACTTGGAGATCTCCATGCCCTGCGTGAGCATCTCCTTCTCCATGGTTTTCTTCGCCAACGGCACGCAGGATCCGCATTGGGTTCCAACCTTGGTGCACTTCTTCAGCGCTCCCATCTCGGTGATGGGCTCGCCTGTGGTCTCACCCTTGACCGCATGCCGGATATCTCCCGCGCAAACGGACTTGCACGAGCACACTTCGGCATCGTCGGGAAGGTCCATATCCACGTCCCCGCCGGCGGCAGACAGGAACGCCCCCGGCTCAGCCGGCAACGCACGGCCCAGCAACGGACGCAGGGACGAGTACGGGGTTGCGTCGCCCACGAAAACGCCGCCCAACAGGGTGGAAGCATCGTTGGTGACCACCAATTTCTGATAGACGCCACCAACGGCGTCGGCATACACCACTTCCAGCGACCCTTCTGTCTCGCCGAAGGTGTCCCCGAAACTGGCCACGTCCATGCCCGCCAGCTTCAGTTTGGCGGCGGTGTCGAAGCCATCGAAGCTAGCTTCTCCGCCGAGCAGCCGGTCAGCGACCACCTCGGCCATCGCATTCGCCGGCGCGACCAAGCCCATGCACGTGCCCTCGAAGCTGGCAACCTCGCCAATAGCCCAGACGTTCTCCGCAGAGGTGGCACAGGTCTGGTCGATGACCAGTCCTCCACGCGGGTCGGTCTCCAGTCCGGCATCACGGCCCAGCTCGTCCCGGGCCGTGATGCCGATGGCGGCGACGACCAGATCCGCGGCGACGTCGCCGGTCTCGTTGAAGTTCAGCATGTATTTGAACAAGCCTGCCCCGTTGACAGTCAGGGCGCAGGGCCGCTCGCCCAAGTGCAAGTCATAGCCTGCCTTCGCCAGCAGCCGGTTGAGCGCTCGGCCTCCGCCCTCATCCAGCTGCGCGTTCATCAGATAGTCGCGGGAGTGGACGATGGTCACCGTCGCACCGCGGCCCTTTAGCCCGCCGGCAGCTTCAATCCCCAGCAGTCCGCCGCCGATCACCACGCAGTGCGGGGTGCGTCCCAGTTCTTCGCGGAGCTCTTCGATGCGCTGCGTTAACCAGTCGACGTCGTCGAGTGTTCGGTAGACGGCGATGTGTTCGCGGCCTTCAATGGGCGGTGTCGGAGCGGTGGAGCCAGTGGCGAGCACCACCTCGTCGTAGGTGTATGTGCTGGTGCCCCCGTCGGGGGTGCTCGTCGTCAGAGTCTTCAACGCCGGGGCCAGCTCGACGACCGGGGTGGAGGTATGCAGGGAGACCAGAGGATTGTCCCAGAGGTCAGGGTCGCCGAGAAGGAGATCGTTGGCCGGGTCCTCGAACCTCTTGGACAGGCCGACGCGGTCATAGGGAGGCGTCGCTTCCTCGGTGAAGAGACTGATCTGCACCTCCTCAGGATCCCTGGAGAGCAAAGCCTCGACCAGCCGGTGCGCGGCAGGTCCGCCGCCAACGACGGCGATGTGACGTGGATTCTTAGCAGACATCGGTCCCTCACCTTCTGCTCGATTAGAGTGTTTTCACGCTACAAAGAGTCGATTTCCCTGGCATGTCTCCTTTGTAAAGCCGATGTGACATGGTCTTCAGCCATTGCGTTGAGAGGCCTGCAAGGTGCTTGATCTTCGGTTAACACGAGCGAAAACCCTCTGAAATCACCCGCACCTACCATGGTGAGCGTGAGCAAAGAACACGCGACAGACACCGAATCTTGGCACCGCATCTGCGCCTTCGAAGAACTTGAGCCCATGTGGGGCGAGGCGGCCTTGGTGAACGGCGTACAGGTCGCCCTGATCCGCCTGACCGACAATCGGCTCTTCGCCGTGGATCACTGGGATCCGGTGGCCAAGGCCAACGTCATGGCCCGCGGGATTGTCGGTTCCAGAGGAGGTACGCCCACGCTGGCCTCCCCCATCCACAAACAGGTCTACAGCCTCGAATACGGGGAATGTCTCTCCGAAGAGGGGGTGGCCCTACGGTCCTACGAGGTCCGTGTGGAGAACGGCCAGATCGAAGTGAAGCTCTGATGGGCTCATCACCAGCGGCCACGACACCGACCGACGCGGGGCCTGCTGCACTTGCCGCGATCTCCCACGGCACCTCTTCCTCCGCCGGGCAGGCCGTGGTGCAAGCCCTCACCGATGAGATCAGCCGGTTGGCCGCGTCGGACGATGCGATCGGTCCGGTCAGGACCGGCCATGTGGACGTTCAGCAGCCCGATATCGCCACGACCCTCGGCGCCCTCGACGAGGGCCAGGGCGCGGTGCTGGTACCGCTGCTGCTCTCAGCCGGGTTCCATGTCAATGTGGATATGAGGGACGCCGTGGCCGAGGCCGACCGGCCCACAGTCATCGCCGGGGCACTGGGACCCGACGAACGCCTGGCCGCGGTACTCGAGCGACGCCTGACCGAGGCTGGGGCCGACCCCCAGAAGGACACCGTGATCCTCGCGGCCGCCGGTTCTTCCGACTCCTCCGCTGTCGACGACGTTGAAGCAACAGCTCGACTGCTTTCTGATCGTCTGGGAAATCCCGTGCGGGCGGCCTATCTCTCGTTCGCCCATCCCACCGTGCCGGAAGCGATCCACGAGGCACAAAAGAGAGCACCGGAGCGACGCGTGGCCATCGTCAGTTATCTGTTGGCGCCCGGTTACTTCCAAGGGTTGTTGGAATCACGTGCTGCACAGGCCGGGGCCGTGCTGGTGTCGCAGCCCCTGATGCATCTCGCCGGCGGGACGCCTCGCGTGCCGGAAGAACTCCCGCAGATCGTTCTGGACCGCTACCACGCTTGCGTATAAGTTTCGTTTATTCATTATCGGTGACCCTGCCACGCCCGCTCGGCGTACGGATCATGGTGCTCGGTTCAGACGGGGGCGGTCATCGAGGCGGCAGCGGCGAGAATCTTCTCGATGTTCTTGTGACAGGTTCCGCAGCCGGTCCCAGCCCGAGTCTCGGCGCTGATCTCCTTGACCGTGCGGCAACACGTCGATGCTGCCTCCATGACCGTCCCCGCAGTAATGCCCGCGCAGCGACAGAGGACGTCGTCGGGACCGAGCTCAACTTCTCTGGTGGC
It includes:
- a CDS encoding ketopantoate reductase family protein produces the protein MRILMVGAGGTGGAFGTYLHEAGREVTFLVRSERAERLRRDGLRFVSSGLDRTHPVNLLVRGEETAPFDLVVLAVKATALDSALDDIAPYVGPDTLILPILNGMAHLDLVEQRYPGRTLGGFVRIVATLDGDTVHQLTPLCGLTVGSLTEEPLPAAVVEALDVPGIDFAVRDDIRSALWEKWMFIAAAGVTTCLFRGPIGDIIDAGGLPHIHATVQELEAVAAHAGYPVSEAAQQASRAMLTEPGSEFTSSLYRDLVAGYRTEAEHLLGDLARRARELGSDTPLLDLALVQIRTVSRAVRPEA
- a CDS encoding PspC domain-containing protein, whose translation is MQKFFTSIRRLGFRRGPARLAGGIAGGIAQHVGINVWLARLLVLVSFLLPVVGVGFYLVMWALTPWQDGSIPLERALGGNPEIR
- a CDS encoding GNAT family N-acetyltransferase, which codes for MQHSITLTHGPVRLRPLTLDDAEALHRTLSPEMWAGMADPFPETPAALNELHAPMLASETVLAFTVEFEGNIVGRTVFYDLVPGLRVEVGSTFLAPEVWGTLVNPTMKYLMFRHAFDELELQRVALRCDSRNTRSHRAIAKLGAHCEGTLRNFRGSADGSIVDVDYFSIVPEEWPAVREGLLARLGV
- the nirB gene encoding nitrite reductase large subunit NirB gives rise to the protein MSAKNPRHIAVVGGGPAAHRLVEALLSRDPEEVQISLFTEEATPPYDRVGLSKRFEDPANDLLLGDPDLWDNPLVSLHTSTPVVELAPALKTLTTSTPDGGTSTYTYDEVVLATGSTAPTPPIEGREHIAVYRTLDDVDWLTQRIEELREELGRTPHCVVIGGGLLGIEAAGGLKGRGATVTIVHSRDYLMNAQLDEGGGRALNRLLAKAGYDLHLGERPCALTVNGAGLFKYMLNFNETGDVAADLVVAAIGITARDELGRDAGLETDPRGGLVIDQTCATSAENVWAIGEVASFEGTCMGLVAPANAMAEVVADRLLGGEASFDGFDTAAKLKLAGMDVASFGDTFGETEGSLEVVYADAVGGVYQKLVVTNDASTLLGGVFVGDATPYSSLRPLLGRALPAEPGAFLSAAGGDVDMDLPDDAEVCSCKSVCAGDIRHAVKGETTGEPITEMGALKKCTKVGTQCGSCVPLAKKTMEKEMLTQGMEISKSMCEHFDYARADLFEAVRATHLTSFTDIVDRFGTPADSSINFGCDLCKPAVASMLAALHDEYILDSGRGALQDTNDRALANMQRNGTYSVMPRIPAGEITPEKLGVIAQVAQEFGLYTKISAAQRIDMFGARLEQLPAIWQRLVDAGFESGQAYGKALRNVKSCVGATWCRYGLQDSVAMGIRLEMRYKGLRSPHKMKFGVSGCARECAEARGKDAGIIATPDGWNLYVGGNGGATPVHAQLLVKDLDDETLIKYLDRYIMYYVRTADRMQRTARWIEELPGGVDHIYDVVVKDTLGIAEDLERAMAEHVDRYEDEWAATLRDPDKLRRFRSFVNAPDAPDTDLKYVMERDQPRPASEQEKASSVAGNGPVLIGPVIPVRSTATDACASVEATEEGVHEQLPVLVGQKVGAV
- a CDS encoding sirohydrochlorin chelatase; amino-acid sequence: MGSSPAATTPTDAGPAALAAISHGTSSSAGQAVVQALTDEISRLAASDDAIGPVRTGHVDVQQPDIATTLGALDEGQGAVLVPLLLSAGFHVNVDMRDAVAEADRPTVIAGALGPDERLAAVLERRLTEAGADPQKDTVILAAAGSSDSSAVDDVEATARLLSDRLGNPVRAAYLSFAHPTVPEAIHEAQKRAPERRVAIVSYLLAPGYFQGLLESRAAQAGAVLVSQPLMHLAGGTPRVPEELPQIVLDRYHACV
- the cobA gene encoding uroporphyrinogen-III C-methyltransferase, which gives rise to MSLMMTTAGTTTTPGRVTLVGGGPGAADLMTVRARDTLAEADVVYYDRLAPSDDLRSWAPRAELFDVGKRPGHHRVIQESIHRMMIDAARTGKHVVRFKGGDPFVFGRGCEEVAACREAGIPVTVVPGVTSAVAVPAAAGIPVTARGVTRAFTVISGHDPLSEEELSGLASLGGTIVVLMGVGTLAHTVEGLRRHGLGSSTPVGIIEKGYSPSQRVCLASLGDILFASASQRITSPAVLVIGDVVRLAANGPGTGESAVAVVREAALQAGAWR
- a CDS encoding aldo/keto reductase; this encodes MTEQNAVSTVPNIIAGMMRIADRTDAEIRAVYTAAREAGVTQFDHADLYGFNHPGGYHHCERRFAEALQLSGAQREEIVLQSKTGIVDEPWGYDQSYEHIIASVDRSLAALRTDYLDVLLLHRPDALVEPEEVARAFDELEAAGKVRAFGVSNHTPRQIDLLKTAVTQPLVVNQVQLSLVHAPIIAQGLTANMLATPDAVTLDGGGLLEYSRIHGITLQAWSPFQGPGGVFLDSPDYPGLNAELNRLAEKYGVAPIAIATAWITRHPATMQVVLGTTTPQRVADAAAGSTLPLTRGEWYGLFRAAGHHLP
- a CDS encoding uroporphyrinogen-III synthase — its product is MSAAHQPACSEPDLRAGSALPQTLAGFRIGVTSDRRSEELISAFRRRGAEVMHAPALRIAPLTESVSLQQDTYKVIDVKPDYAIITTAYGMRRWVEAADTYGVWSELRDVLERATILVRGPKARGAVRASGLDDDGAAEDERTDTVLDMLIQRDIAGKTVVLQLHGMADHGHIRRLEDAGARVVTVMPYTWARPAEDNALLRMIDAVIERQLDVLTFTAAPAVEAFLGVARQYRKHEELVEALKTDVICAGVGGVTVAPLTEIGIETVIPDRWRLGAMIKKVCDHLERHHALRLQTQYGPVELRGVQLTIPEVSEAPVRLAPGPLALLRALVEAEGSVLSREHLLEKVRYCDSGHALEMWVSRLRRAIPADLIQTVVKRGYRIKV
- the nirD gene encoding nitrite reductase small subunit NirD; the protein is MVSVSKEHATDTESWHRICAFEELEPMWGEAALVNGVQVALIRLTDNRLFAVDHWDPVAKANVMARGIVGSRGGTPTLASPIHKQVYSLEYGECLSEEGVALRSYEVRVENGQIEVKL